Below is a genomic region from bacterium.
CGATTTCCGCCCACCGGAAGCAAGCTATCACGTGGTCGTTGACCATCCCCGTGGCCTGCATGAAGGCGTAGCAGATAGTCGGTCCCACGAACCGAAACCCGCGTCCTTTCAGGTCCTTGCTCATCGCCCTGGCAACCGGTGTCTCGGCTGGAATCTCGCCGGGTTCGCGGAAGCTGTT
It encodes:
- a CDS encoding DNA-3-methyladenine glycosylase I, translating into KVAATIGNAKATLVVQQEHGSLDAYLWGLVGGAPVQNSFREPGEIPAETPVARAMSKDLKGRGFRFVGPTICYAFMQATGMVNDHVIACFRWAEIAATVRTGRP